AGTTGTTTTGAGCACTTTGGCTCCAGGCCTTAAGCAACCAGGCACCTTTTAATTGTTAAACAGCAGCTTATGGCTCAAAGAACCAGTCAAGCAAGTAGGCCTCTGCATTATACTGGTGGAAAAGCATGTTTACCTCACTTATGTAAGACCAAGTGAAGATGCTTTTAAGaatgtaattaaaaatgtgtgtagTTTTATAACATATTCATTCATGATAAACCAACAtaaaatattacacagtttttttaatacaaaaatgaaaatgtttttgtttcaattgTTAATTACTTTAAATTTTCTCACATACAAGTAATTTCTTCCTGTTTTCTGTCTATTGGAATCTACAGCTTGTAGATCAATTTGGATTAGACTTTTTATTCCTCCAGCTCAAATAGTGTTTTGTGTGCCCTCTAGTGCTAGATGACTGTTATAACCCACGCCTTGTCAAAGACCTACTGCAGGACTTGGTCTCCACGCTGCACAGCTTGACTGTGCATGTGGGGAGAGTGGTCCTTGTGGGGAATATTAACATTTGGATGTCCAGACTGGAGACTATCCTAAAGTGGCAGGAGCAGCTCAACAATCTGCAGATCCCAAAGGTGAGAGAGTGCAAATACACTGCTTAAAGTAAACTTTTtaattaatagtttttgcagtCATTCTGTTTTCTTCCTCAGCATCTGTGTAATGGCATGTCCCTGAGTGACCTTCCCATTCACATGCACAACAAGATCCTAGGTAAGCTGTCTGACGCCTGTGACATCATTAATCTGGGTCAGGCCATGCCCACGCTGCGCTTCCTCAGTGAGGACAAGATACTGTGGAAAAAACTCTGCTACTTTCACTTCTCTGATAAAGAGGTAAGAAACATTTGTTCATAGATAAATAATTTGTCTTGCTCAAATAAACAGTCCAAAATATTTGCAAAATATTTGTGGTTGAAGTATTTTGAGCCTTTTGCCACTAGAGGGCAGGAGTGGATCACTTTTGACCACAGTTTGAACCCGCACAAAAATGTTCATGGTCATCAATTCATTACTGGATACTCTCTTAAAGTCTCTTATTATAGATTTGATGTTTACATTCACATCTCATTGTTAAGATTAAGAAAGTTTCTTTCTATCATTTTCCCCAAATGCAGTATCATAAGAACTTAGTTTTGACCAAGAGTGACAACATAGACTGGAAGCTCATGTACTTCACATTAAAGAAACATTACCCCATGAGAGAGCAATATGGGGATACATTGCACTACTGCAAGCACTGTCACATCCTTTTCTGGCAGGTAAGATTCCCCCTTTTTATTCTTGTAAATACAATTCAAATCCACTCAACTTTGGATCCTGTTTAACACTTGGTGTTAACACTCTGGTGTGGTTTCTtttcctcctgcctctgttctGATTCCATTATTCTTCAGGATCTACACCTGGCATTAATATTCAAGGTACTTGGTTTCTTATTATACATTTCCACTATGTCTATATCTTGAATGTATTCTGGGTGAATGCGTGTACATACCCttctttcaatatttatttttaccaaattTCTTTTTCAAGAGGTCCATATCAGCTCTGTATGTTTACAAATGGCAGAAATATGCAAAGCCCATCACAAGGCATTTAGACTTTAGTTTGTCTTTTTGCATTGGAATTCCAGTCACGAGATAGCACTATTGTGCTTTCCTATAATCACAGCTTTATTCAAGGACTTAGTAAGACAACCTGCAACTTCAGTGTTGTGAAGTAAAAAATCTACCTGGTAACCTGATTTCTGGTGATATATCAGTTTTCTCAAGAccccagtaaaaaaaataaaataaaaaagactgtGCTTTGTCATGATTCCACCCAAGATGCCACCTTCAGTTTGTCAAATGGAAATGCACATATGTAAGTGTAAATCTTCTTTAGTTTATGTAGTAATAAAATCTTGTTTTCTGTTACAGGACTGGGGACACCCCTGCACAGCCATTGACCCAGACAAGTGCCTCATGCCCATCTCCCCACAGGACTTTATCACACTCTTTCAGTATTAACCAAAACTGTATATGGGACTTTACTAATGTAGTTAAATACAAAGGGCTTCAAGCAATGATCAGTGATTTTATGTCCCTTATTCATCCATTCCTGTGGGCAAAgtactgtttttttaatgttacgAATGTTGGAACAAATcttcaacacaaacacatggagGGAAAATAACACAAGTATTGCTTTGTAAGAAGTCATAATATAAAATAAGGAATAATGTGTTTTGGTTTACGTAATGTGAATATAATGACAGTAAACCTACTGACTCTGACTcatggtgtttgtttttaaaacaCTATTAGACATGTTGTGTTTGGGATTTTATGAATGCATGTCTGTTAATGTATTTACTGTAAATTGTCATGTTAAGTCTGCTTTGTGCAGTCACTTAAGAAAGATTCtgtcaaacctttttttttaatattaattgtGTAACAAACAGGGAAACGTGCAAACACTATTTATGAAAAGATTCACATTTTATACCCTTTTCTTAAACTTTTGTAATCCTCTTTCAGCGCTACAGTGTGGTGGTAGTCTAAAAGGTACTATTGTGAAAGTAACCATAATAAAATCCTTCTTTTGAAACGGTTTGATATGTTCTATTCTCAAACAAGTCATTACTCAGAGGTGTATGCCGTTAAAAGATACTGCTGCACCAACAATGTTAGTAACACTATGGCTATTATTACACTAGTACTATGTTACAATAAATGCACTCACACAATTGTGTATTtaacaaatacatatttacacaagTTTATTAATACAAGGCACTTCAAACATTGTATACAGTACAGTGAATTTTGTCTTTAATTTTAGAACTTTTTCATAAATAGCATTCAACTCTGACACGCTGCTCTATGACACATTAAAAAAGCAAAGATCATCCACAAAATAATTTTtagtagtaaaatatttaaacctGCACAAGGCTTTACTCACAGTTTAGCAGCACTGGAGGCTGTAGCTTTGCAAATTTGCACATATTCTTAACAGTGTATTTCTACTGCAAATAGTACAGTAGTGTAAGGTTTCATTCATTTACTGTAGACAGACTAGTTTTAGACGTGTGCAGAGCAACAATCAAAGCTAAACTGCACTTTGACGTAGCTACTTTCCATGGATCTGGGTTCCTTCAATCAAGGAGTGGAGGCCTGAGGAGTGTCTCTAGACTGTAAAACCTATGAGAACCTAGATAACTGAACAATGCCACCTTGTATTCAGCTTGTaagtttaagtatattttttctttactagAGTAGTGACATTTTGGACTTTATTAACACtataattatgttttacaaCTCATTTTGGAGGCTTGTAACAGCAAGTTCTTGGTCTTGATAACTTTAGAGTCAACTAGCATCCATTTGTGTTCACCAATTTTACATGTAAACTCATTTTTACACACAATTCTTTAAGCATTCTTCATCCTCCTTATAGATTAAAATGTAGGTCTATTTTAGACCCTCCCACATGCTTTCTGACGCAATTCCTCTGCCCATCCTGCCAATCCCGGCTAGTTTGACTTTAGCGCGGGCTGTCCACCTCACTGCTCCCACCCGATCCTTGGAGTCAGACAGGTTAGCGTAGCGGGAGTTGTCCTCCTCCAGGCCTCTCCCTGCCCACGAGTTCAAATCCAGGTCTACAGCCTCGAGACAAGGCACCATGCTGTCCcctctttgttttttctcatctgAAAGTTTGTCAGTTTCCCCCAAGTGCTCCGTCTGAGGCGGTTCCCATCCTTCAATCTTCTCCAGTTTTTTGGTAGGTGATATTTGCCGCATAGTTGTGGTCACGCTATCCCAAAAACACTGCCCCTTTTCTggcttcttctccttctctttctcatcATCCTTGATCTTTTTGTGAGACCTTTGAAGGAGATTTGGAAGATATGGGAGATTTGGATAAACAAACCTTTCTGTGTTATCTTTAAAGTATAAATAGTTCTGACATTTTTACACTGTGGAGAGTGGAATGTTCCCCTATATGACTAACCATTATATACATAGGAATTCACATTGTTTGTGCGACACAGTAGGTGATTCATTGAAGTTTTCCTTACAGTACAGGGCCCACTTCCTAAAGCAGTTTAAATCTAAATGGCTGCTAAATTCTAGACCCGTCTCTTTTAAATAAACAAGTTCAAGTGTTATACAAGACATCATTATTCTTAATCAAGATGAAAATGCTTCTACAGCAGCACACTTGGCCATTAAAGCGCTCTGGTGGGACACACTTGAAGTTAATGTAAACCAAGTGTGGCTGCTGGGGACTTTTATAGCCATGAGGCTGAGAGCAGACAACATGACCCTTCAGACTTTCACTTGCAAGAAAACATATTACCTTCACCACGGATCTTTGGGTTTTTAGTCTCAATAATGATTTTGTGATGACGATATAACAAAtaattttactacaaatttGTTAGTTGAAATAAATTCTGTGTATAATGATATATGTGCCCTCAAAACCAGGAGCAAAGCCCAAAACACTAAGATAAAAAGTACCATCTCAGACCACTAGAGGTTGGTAAATGAAAAGATTACCGAGTTTTCAAAATGTACAGGTCAATAGATAACTGTATGTAGTCTTACCCTCTGCGATCAGCCAGACTCTCTCCCGTCAACAACAAGTGCTTGTCGTCTTTGGAGGAAAACATTTTCCTGTCCTTCCTCTCCTTTTTGGACATGATCTTCTTCACTTTGGCCTCCTGACAAGTTACACACAAGATATTATTAGCTTTATCgtgcatattttgatttattgagGAATTTGCCTGAGTTGAAGAAAcatctttttttaatctaaatagTAAAATGGAACAgacagggattacacaaacatcttttTTAAGACCACAAATTCACCAATAATGGCCAAGTTTGTTTACGGCAGCTTCTTATTTACTCTACTAAGTCACATAAGTTTGAATGCATTCCAGTGTTACTCCCTTGTCCCaccagctctcctcctccctgccccATACAAGCACATCAGCCTCATAGACGATTACTAAACTCAGGCTTGATTTCCTTGCCTGCCTGTGAAGTTAAAAGTCAAGGTCATTGCGTACATCTGTGCCTGCCCGAGCCAACCACTAATCAAAACATTCCCAGTATTCATAACACTATTTGACGGATCTATCTGACCCCTTGAGAAACCTtcagtttcttttattttttatacctaCAGCCTACAAAACCTGCAAGGAAACAGCTTTTATTGAGGCGAGAATGAAGTAAGAATAAGCCAAAAAATGagtaatgacaaaaacaatacacaatgACTTAACTTGAGGAAGTACTTTAAAATATAAGTACATGTAAAGTTGAAGTACTATCACCAAAACAACTGTTAtatttactactactgtcactacttcAACTTTTAATATACAACTTTTTACATGATGGGTCCCTGTTACTGCGACTGGggcaaaaaatacaattatctCTTTAACTgacattacatttaaatttcATGTCTGGGCATAAAAATCTGCAgccccccctcttctctctctcggcCTATGTACTATAAGAGTAAAGCGTGGATCAGATTTTCTGCAGATACCAGAAAGAGCAGAAATTCCAGCTCTGTATGTTCACGCATCACTAACAGAGGATCTCTTTACCATTCTCCACAGTGTTAGCCCGAAGGTCCAAAAGACCGGCGAAGCAAAACATGCAACACTATTTTATCTGCCAACTTCTGGAATTGGTCTACTTATAAGGTTAAACTCTTCACAGTCACTTATATATTActgcaatgttttgttttttttatatagccaCTACAGTATCTTCTCAATCCATCtccaaacaaataaattatttctaATATACTTCAGGTGGTCTAATTTGCCAGGGTGAGCGTAACAGGATGAAAAGCACAATAAGTAAGTACAATCACTGACTCCTACATTATTGTTATCTCTGTCAGCAAAGTCCGGCCTCACGAAAACCTATTCAACATAATCTATTTGACGTAACGCGCAAAATCCCACACTGATAATACAATACCGATGTCTATTCAACTTGCCTTGACTATGTGGTTTCAAATTCAATGACTGACTAAACATCCAAACCAAAGTTTAGTCAATTTTAAAGTAATcttgtttatttaaaagatgtaactttttctgccagctgctttgcctggaatgttccacgataTGGGATTAAACTTatttctgtggagacaagcaagtgagttactggtcagatctgtgcagaggcaagCCAAGTGCTTTTGAGCAacagaaacatctgtaattgaaaaaaatgcaagagttataaacaaaagcaataagatctccatggagacaagcaggtggcagaatcATGTGTTTTATTAGCTTTCAACAACCTGCGCTCCTCTCCATCCTTCTATCTATCCTAATACGGACATAAAAGCACAGAGCAGCCCAGGACCAACTGGAAAGTGTCAGCAAGCTATTTTAAGCGGTTTTCATGCCCGCTAATTGTTCTGTGTGCAAAGTGTTCTGCTCCTAGAAAGAATGTGCCGTTTCCTTCCCGCCTGTGTCTGAGCGCCTTATCCTCGCAAACAGGACAACCCCACAAATATGTCATGTGAACTACAGAACCTACTGAGCATCTATATTTACGGAGGCCACACAATGCACCAGTGTGGGAAGGACAAGGTTCACAAGGACAAGTGTTTAGCAGAGGTTCAAGATGTAGCCCTCAAAACATGGAATCAATATAATATCATCAATATTCTaggcatttttatttgttgtagtaagactaaattaaatcaaatctaaaattgAGATaaatcaatatgaggaaaaaaaatttgattcattttttgCTCAGCCCTAGTTCTGACAGATATCAATATACCAGTACACTTTGGTTTTAGTATCTACCAGTACCTAAAACCAAGCCAAACGAGTGCAGTGACTGAAAATAGTATTTGTTTCATAAGTAACATAAGTAAAGTTTAACTGATccaaatatgttaatatgtacTACTATATATCCTTCATGTAACTATGGAGCAgcactgtataaatataaaagcaAGTCAAGAAAAATTATAGGCCTTACTAGGATAATGGCTGAACATACTGAAACCCAATCCAACACTTTTTTCTAAAGA
This sequence is a window from Periophthalmus magnuspinnatus isolate fPerMag1 chromosome 24, fPerMag1.2.pri, whole genome shotgun sequence. Protein-coding genes within it:
- the si:ch211-225h24.2 gene encoding uncharacterized protein si:ch211-225h24.2 — its product is MFKKNKSKVLVDYASEEDDMSWHYHHSYKDKDIEGEEEEEEAVTVVSKEAKVKKIMSKKERKDRKMFSSKDDKHLLLTGESLADRRGSHKKIKDDEKEKEKKPEKGQCFWDSVTTTMRQISPTKKLEKIEGWEPPQTEHLGETDKLSDEKKQRGDSMVPCLEAVDLDLNSWAGRGLEEDNSRYANLSDSKDRVGAVRWTARAKVKLAGIGRMGRGIASESMWEGLK
- the fbxo25 gene encoding F-box only protein 25 isoform X1, whose amino-acid sequence is MPFLGKDWRSPGWCWEKTDNGWKRIILYGQENNNLDFAELCSDDKNDMFVGDVCELSSVKQQKDLYNNSTKSQFVKDKWIYVHKVSTKERQGYSTLGEALNRLDFSTAVEDLRRFNYVAKLFQLIARYQLTSLSGAAQKNYFNILEKIVQKVLDDCYNPRLVKDLLQDLVSTLHSLTVHVGRVVLVGNINIWMSRLETILKWQEQLNNLQIPKHLCNGMSLSDLPIHMHNKILGKLSDACDIINLGQAMPTLRFLSEDKILWKKLCYFHFSDKEYHKNLVLTKSDNIDWKLMYFTLKKHYPMREQYGDTLHYCKHCHILFWQDLHLALIFKDWGHPCTAIDPDKCLMPISPQDFITLFQY
- the fbxo25 gene encoding F-box only protein 25 isoform X2 — its product is MPFLGKDWRSPGWCWEKTDNGWKRIILYGQENNNLDFAELCSDDKNDMFVGDVCELSSVKQQKDLYNNSTKSQFVKDKWIYVHKVSTKERQGYSTLGEALNRLDFSTAVEDLRRFNYVAKLFQLIARYQLTSLSGAAQKNYFNILEKIVQKVLDDCYNPRLVKDLLQDLVSTLHSLTVHVGRVVLVGNINIWMSRLETILKWQEQLNNLQIPKHLCNGMSLSDLPIHMHNKILGKLSDACDIINLGQAMPTLRFLSEDKILWKKLCYFHFSDKEYHKNLVLTKSDNIDWKLMYFTLKKHYPMREQYGDTLHYCKHCHILFWQDWGHPCTAIDPDKCLMPISPQDFITLFQY